In Oligoflexia bacterium, the following are encoded in one genomic region:
- a CDS encoding TIGR03663 family protein — MLKEIITQIKTRKLVGIFIAAIFLFLCFTRLYQLGDKPYHHDESLYAKYSYDYATQNFYRFDPILHGPMLFTIQALCFKIFGDTDFTGRLTSAISGILLVYLCSFLLFLIFKNLNPVLSFVTLTALSPTLTYFSRFLGMDMLLCLLFTASLLSLYQFLYSKKSFYLFNSLIFLSFMVCTKLNYLFYFFFLVTFLMVLFFFKRSRYTYITQAVKDYFVRYKYLKITLLFITPVLIFSLLYSGFGQHWPGVLDGLYRKMLPYWINQHKIQRIRGPFDYYLPLLVQYELPIVLAIIFYLIKILRSSKNYLRQSLYVAVLSFAAFIVVKAFWINTFSSLLSIFHFSRPYHFLILIFYIFAGVRMTLYHLKHNEYFHAFSIFWFWVSLSLYSYAGEKVPWLLVHVIFPAFLYLAPQLSKTVQASLSHTLHKRILGLGLVILISWQLINVYRTNFIFNARPKNLLAFTHTSWETKQMAHKLLTCKKVYPNMKIETLNAAAAIWPLSWYLRHYHGWYTINKNPSLDSLIFIQDWDRQSSIEHPQLNQYTPYRYKLREWMVPDQTLSSLSAYLQYILFWQAKDPEGSMDSIVYVHPNALDCWINNDHYQL; from the coding sequence ATGCTTAAAGAAATTATCACTCAAATAAAAACAAGAAAATTGGTTGGTATTTTTATAGCCGCTATTTTTTTATTTTTATGTTTCACTAGACTCTATCAACTGGGAGATAAACCTTACCATCATGATGAGTCTTTGTATGCTAAATACTCTTATGACTACGCTACACAAAACTTTTACCGTTTTGATCCTATTCTTCATGGACCTATGCTTTTTACTATACAAGCGCTTTGCTTTAAAATTTTTGGCGACACAGATTTTACTGGTCGGCTCACCAGTGCAATATCTGGGATACTCTTGGTTTACCTATGTAGCTTCTTACTGTTTTTGATTTTTAAAAACTTAAACCCGGTTTTATCTTTTGTTACATTAACTGCTCTTTCCCCAACCTTAACTTACTTCTCAAGGTTTTTAGGTATGGATATGTTGCTGTGCTTACTTTTTACAGCTAGCCTATTAAGTCTCTACCAGTTTTTATATTCCAAAAAGTCTTTTTATTTGTTTAATAGCCTTATCTTTTTATCATTCATGGTGTGTACTAAACTGAACTATTTATTTTACTTCTTTTTTCTAGTTACTTTTCTTATGGTGTTGTTTTTTTTCAAGCGAAGTCGCTATACCTATATTACTCAGGCTGTAAAAGACTATTTTGTGCGTTATAAATATTTAAAAATAACTTTATTATTTATAACCCCAGTTTTAATTTTTTCCCTGTTGTATTCTGGTTTTGGTCAACATTGGCCAGGAGTCCTTGATGGTCTGTATCGTAAAATGTTGCCTTATTGGATCAACCAGCACAAAATTCAAAGAATTCGTGGGCCTTTTGATTATTACCTTCCTCTTCTTGTTCAATACGAATTACCTATTGTTTTGGCCATAATATTTTATTTAATAAAAATTCTTCGCTCTTCAAAAAACTATCTCCGGCAAAGCTTGTATGTTGCTGTCCTAAGTTTTGCTGCATTCATTGTGGTGAAAGCTTTTTGGATCAACACCTTTTCTTCTTTGTTAAGCATTTTTCATTTTAGCCGTCCTTATCATTTTTTAATTTTAATTTTTTATATCTTTGCCGGTGTTCGTATGACGCTGTATCATTTAAAACATAATGAATATTTTCATGCGTTTAGTATTTTTTGGTTTTGGGTATCTTTAAGCTTATACAGCTATGCTGGAGAAAAAGTACCGTGGCTGTTGGTTCATGTTATTTTCCCTGCCTTCTTATACCTCGCTCCACAACTGAGCAAAACAGTTCAAGCCAGCCTTAGCCACACTCTACATAAAAGAATTTTAGGTTTGGGACTTGTTATCTTGATCAGCTGGCAGTTGATCAACGTCTATCGGACAAACTTTATTTTTAATGCTCGCCCAAAAAATTTATTGGCATTCACACATACGTCTTGGGAAACAAAACAGATGGCACATAAACTGTTAACATGCAAAAAAGTATACCCAAACATGAAAATTGAAACTTTAAATGCTGCTGCTGCAATTTGGCCCCTATCTTGGTATCTCAGACACTATCATGGTTGGTATACCATTAATAAAAACCCAAGTTTAGATAGCCTTATTTTCATTCAAGATTGGGACCGACAAAGCAGCATTGAACATCCTCAATTAAATCAATACACCCCATATCGCTATAAACTTAGAGAGTGGATGGTCCCTGACCAAACCCTGTCCAGTTTAAGTGCATATTTACAATATATTCTTTTTTGGCAAGCAAAAGATCCTGAAGGATCTATGGATAGCATTGTTTATGTCCATCCAAATGCTTTAGACTGTTGGATTAACAATGACCATTACCAACTCTAA
- the hemW gene encoding radical SAM family heme chaperone HemW: MTITNSKPFSIYIHIPFCRYKCPYCDFFVLANKTQSQHKEYVNYLLKEIEMFEHLSFAKDSTLQSIYFGGGTPSLIDTQLIKNILHALQKKFQFDHNNIEISLEANPEDISLTKAKAWKTMGINRVTLGIQSLVADELQFLGRQHQHTQALNAIDLLNQANLTNIGVDLIYQLPQQNLEVFKNTLDLLFTRSFTHLSLYGLTVEPKTPFAKQVKAKTWIPLAEEPCEQLFLLAKEYLLQKEFVQYEISNFALNGYESKHNQCYWQQQAYWGLGASAHSYLPKNTRSTAQRWWNPKNLNQYYHALDQNHYPYEQESLDAKQNLIEYIYTHLRTDGLSMEYLNQYLCTPHAYSAWQTLVKDLQTQHYLEQHSSRLVLNSQGQMRSDWICQEIIAVLI, from the coding sequence ATGACCATTACCAACTCTAAGCCTTTTAGTATTTACATTCACATTCCCTTTTGTCGTTATAAATGTCCCTACTGTGATTTTTTTGTTTTAGCCAATAAAACTCAAAGCCAACATAAAGAATATGTCAATTACCTTCTCAAAGAAATTGAAATGTTTGAACATTTATCTTTTGCAAAAGACTCAACCCTTCAAAGTATTTATTTTGGTGGCGGAACCCCCAGCTTAATCGATACTCAACTGATCAAAAATATTTTGCATGCCCTACAAAAAAAATTTCAATTTGATCACAACAATATTGAAATTTCTCTTGAAGCCAACCCTGAAGACATTAGCTTGACCAAAGCCAAGGCGTGGAAAACAATGGGCATTAATCGTGTCACTTTAGGAATTCAAAGTTTAGTTGCAGATGAACTTCAATTTTTAGGACGCCAACATCAACATACACAAGCACTAAATGCAATTGATCTCCTTAATCAAGCCAATTTAACCAACATTGGTGTGGATTTAATCTATCAACTGCCACAACAAAACTTAGAGGTTTTTAAAAACACCCTAGATCTACTGTTTACGCGTTCTTTTACCCATCTTTCTTTATATGGCTTAACCGTTGAGCCTAAAACACCCTTTGCTAAACAAGTAAAAGCAAAAACTTGGATACCTTTAGCCGAAGAACCTTGTGAACAGTTGTTTTTGCTGGCAAAAGAATATTTGTTGCAAAAAGAATTTGTGCAGTATGAAATTTCTAATTTTGCCCTTAATGGTTATGAATCTAAACACAATCAATGTTATTGGCAACAGCAAGCCTATTGGGGCTTAGGAGCATCTGCACATTCATATTTACCTAAAAATACAAGGTCTACAGCTCAACGCTGGTGGAACCCAAAAAATTTAAACCAGTATTATCATGCCCTTGATCAAAACCACTATCCTTATGAGCAGGAATCTCTTGATGCAAAACAAAATTTGATAGAATATATTTATACGCATTTAAGAACGGATGGTCTTAGCATGGAATACCTCAATCAATATTTATGCACACCGCACGCCTACTCAGCTTGGCAAACACTGGTTAAAGACTTACAAACGCAACACTATCTTGAACAACACTCTTCAAGGCTTGTTTTAAACTCACAAGGGCAAATGCGTTCAGATTGGATTTGCCAAGAAATCATTGCTGTACTCATTTGA